In Picosynechococcus sp. PCC 7002, the following are encoded in one genomic region:
- a CDS encoding S1 RNA-binding domain-containing protein has translation MTAEPNPAIAFSMDDFEHALTEHDYQFEQGQVVTGKIFEHLSDGVLVDIGGKSPGFSPLRDALLAGETDAHTALPVGENVEFLIVRGQNAEGQVTLSRRKLAEQRVWEDLAQAAEAGNSVQMRVTGSNRGGVTGDIQGLRGFIPNSHLVDKNIDDLMGQLLTVNFLEFDQERRKLVLSQRYAAQAEVMRRLSIGALVSGTVVNIKPYGVFVELDGMTGLLHRSQISAKPVEQIEALFSIGQTVRVLITDIEESNNRISLSLQALEKFPGEVIEQFDAVQTNAEERVEAARKKLNLV, from the coding sequence ATGACTGCAGAGCCTAATCCCGCGATCGCCTTTTCCATGGACGACTTTGAGCATGCCCTCACCGAACACGATTACCAGTTCGAACAGGGACAAGTGGTCACAGGAAAAATCTTTGAACATCTATCCGATGGCGTCCTCGTGGATATTGGTGGAAAATCACCTGGGTTTTCTCCCCTCCGGGACGCACTCCTGGCAGGCGAAACAGATGCCCATACGGCTCTGCCCGTGGGCGAAAATGTTGAATTTTTGATTGTCCGGGGCCAAAATGCCGAAGGCCAAGTCACCCTGTCCCGTCGCAAATTAGCCGAACAACGGGTTTGGGAAGATCTCGCCCAAGCCGCCGAAGCAGGCAACTCCGTCCAAATGCGCGTCACAGGCAGTAATCGGGGCGGCGTCACCGGTGATATTCAAGGACTGCGGGGCTTTATTCCCAACTCCCACCTGGTCGATAAAAATATTGATGATCTCATGGGGCAACTGCTAACGGTTAACTTCTTGGAGTTTGACCAAGAACGTCGCAAATTAGTGCTGTCCCAACGCTATGCCGCCCAGGCCGAAGTGATGCGCCGCCTGTCGATTGGGGCTTTAGTCAGCGGCACCGTAGTGAATATTAAACCCTACGGCGTTTTCGTCGAGCTCGATGGCATGACCGGACTCCTCCATCGCAGTCAAATTAGTGCCAAGCCCGTTGAGCAAATCGAAGCCCTTTTTAGCATTGGCCAAACGGTGCGGGTGCTGATCACAGACATCGAAGAAAGTAATAATCGCATTTCCCTATCTCTCCAGGCCCTCGAAAAATTCCCCGGTGAAGTGATTGAGCAGTTTGACGCAGTACAAACCAATGCCGAGGAACGGGTAGAGG